The proteins below are encoded in one region of Rhizobacter sp.:
- a CDS encoding carboxylesterase family protein has translation MFSKRTLAATVVTMMSMAACGSGDDGTPTQTGTFVDSPVAGLNVQGSALGARSTDAQGRFSYQAGETLSFSIGNLALGSATGAATLTPLSITSGATAATDRRVANKLILLQTLDADGDLNNGIQITDAIRSVVSAQAASINFDQASTTFRTSLAPLLTALNGANVFTDLDPRPRTARTTTAALEHFTRSTSARHVVTTTGGQLSGFEANANTWQYLGIPYARPPVGDLRWRPPQAAQPWSGVRDATAWRDQSAQDLRLESIGEGGMSEDSLYLNITAPKNAANLPVMVWFHGGAFAILTGNSKQYNNPDSLTTKGVVLVTVNHRLGAFGYLSHPLLTAESGYNGSGNYGQMDLVMALQWVRDNIAAFGGNPGNVTIFGQSGGGGKTYSLMNSPMATGLFHKAVVQSGASPIPATGTPASSLAANEAIGTALFARNNVTTLEQARALPWQAIVQADIDNGIPREIYRPNVDYRYLTKTYAQNVADGLPSEVPLMVGVTSGDYTTLRGALPLFLTQRPNYSAPQYVYKFSRVPDGWSAMGLFSAHGGELPYLFNFPMGHVSNYSLNLVLLPDGTKPPIGDLNGNGITGTAGDAADVYTSMQWGAADTTTVDLLMTMWTNFARTGNPSTTGLTWPAYTVANDTFVEVGPTPTATVRTGVAAAVQ, from the coding sequence ATGTTCAGCAAACGCACGCTCGCCGCCACGGTGGTGACGATGATGTCGATGGCGGCCTGCGGCTCCGGCGACGACGGCACCCCCACCCAGACCGGCACCTTCGTCGACAGCCCGGTGGCCGGCCTCAACGTGCAGGGCTCCGCGCTCGGCGCGCGCAGCACCGATGCGCAAGGCCGCTTCAGCTACCAGGCGGGCGAGACGCTCAGCTTCTCGATCGGCAACCTCGCGCTCGGCTCGGCGACCGGTGCGGCCACGCTCACGCCACTGTCCATCACGAGCGGGGCCACGGCCGCCACCGACCGGCGCGTGGCCAACAAGCTCATCCTCCTGCAGACGCTCGATGCCGACGGCGACCTGAACAACGGCATCCAGATCACCGACGCGATCCGCAGCGTGGTGTCGGCCCAGGCCGCGTCGATCAACTTCGACCAGGCGAGCACCACCTTCCGCACGAGCCTCGCGCCGCTGCTCACCGCGCTCAACGGCGCCAACGTCTTCACCGACCTCGACCCGCGCCCGCGCACCGCGCGCACCACCACCGCCGCGCTCGAGCACTTCACCCGCTCCACCAGCGCGCGCCACGTGGTCACGACCACCGGCGGCCAGTTGAGCGGCTTCGAGGCGAATGCCAACACCTGGCAGTACCTCGGCATCCCCTACGCCCGCCCGCCGGTGGGTGACTTGCGCTGGCGCCCGCCGCAGGCGGCACAGCCCTGGAGCGGCGTGCGCGACGCCACCGCCTGGCGCGACCAGTCGGCGCAAGACCTGCGGCTCGAATCCATCGGCGAAGGCGGCATGAGCGAAGACTCGCTCTACCTCAACATCACCGCACCGAAGAACGCGGCCAACCTGCCGGTGATGGTGTGGTTCCACGGCGGGGCGTTTGCCATCCTCACCGGCAACTCCAAGCAGTACAACAACCCCGACAGCCTCACCACCAAGGGCGTGGTGCTGGTGACGGTGAACCACCGCCTCGGCGCCTTCGGCTACCTGTCGCACCCGCTGCTCACCGCCGAGAGCGGCTACAACGGCTCGGGCAACTACGGCCAGATGGACCTGGTGATGGCGCTGCAATGGGTGCGCGACAACATCGCGGCATTCGGCGGCAACCCGGGCAACGTGACGATCTTTGGGCAATCCGGCGGCGGCGGGAAGACCTACTCGCTGATGAACTCGCCGATGGCCACCGGCCTCTTCCACAAGGCGGTGGTGCAGAGCGGCGCCTCGCCGATTCCGGCCACCGGCACCCCGGCCTCGTCGCTCGCCGCGAACGAAGCCATCGGCACCGCGCTCTTCGCACGCAACAACGTCACCACGCTGGAGCAGGCGCGTGCGCTGCCCTGGCAGGCGATCGTGCAGGCCGACATCGACAACGGCATCCCGCGCGAGATCTATCGCCCCAACGTCGACTACCGCTACCTGACCAAGACCTACGCGCAGAACGTGGCCGACGGCCTGCCGAGCGAAGTGCCGCTGATGGTGGGCGTGACCTCGGGCGACTACACCACCTTGCGGGGCGCGCTGCCGCTCTTCCTCACGCAGCGCCCGAACTACAGCGCGCCGCAGTACGTCTACAAGTTCAGCCGCGTGCCCGATGGCTGGAGCGCGATGGGGCTCTTCAGCGCGCACGGCGGCGAGTTGCCCTACCTCTTCAACTTCCCGATGGGCCACGTGAGCAACTACAGCCTGAACCTCGTGCTGCTGCCCGACGGCACCAAGCCGCCCATCGGCGACCTGAACGGCAACGGCATCACGGGCACCGCCGGCGATGCGGCGGACGTCTACACCTCGATGCAGTGGGGCGCGGCCGACACGACGACCGTCGACTTGCTGATGACGATGTGGACCAACTTCGCCCGCACCGGCAACCCCAGCACCACCGGCCTCACCTGGCCGGCGTACACGGTGGCCAACGACACCTTCGTCGAAGTGGGCCCGACGCCGACGGCCACCGTGCGCACCGGCGTGGCCGCAGCCGTCCAATAA
- a CDS encoding DUF1254 domain-containing protein, producing the protein MPAIDADLQAAYVYTFPYYEMARTRHVTTDLPRLPVNTLNHRRALADHTARAVTTPNNDTLYSSAWLDLSAGPLELTVPRMPAGRYWSIQFMDASTSTVALLGSRSEGEGGFTLWIARDGDTIDAPAGVRVLRLATRDAWMLGRIVVDGPHDLPAVQALQDGMALRPVKAGATPAGPVAPSAPRGSPTDGANYLAVVNDMLQRSGVPAADREKLKRWSAFGFATSTASAEQGAALTAALPELNATLRTGAPRAMAARQVQRWTYPNPAVGTFGDDFALRATVALVGLGALPPSEAIYLGALGDHTGKPLHGSQRYRVRVPAQGIDAQAFWSMSMYQVEPDGRLFFIDNPIRRYAVGNRTPGLVKNADGSLDLFVQQQAPEDAMQKANWLPAPAGPFRLTLRAYQPSPALLEGRAALPVVEALP; encoded by the coding sequence ATGCCAGCCATCGATGCGGACCTGCAAGCCGCCTATGTCTACACCTTCCCCTACTACGAGATGGCGCGCACGCGCCACGTCACCACCGACCTGCCGCGCCTGCCGGTCAACACGCTGAACCACCGGCGCGCCCTGGCGGACCACACCGCCCGCGCGGTGACCACGCCCAACAACGACACGCTCTACTCAAGCGCCTGGCTCGACCTGTCAGCCGGGCCGCTCGAACTCACGGTGCCCCGCATGCCTGCGGGCCGCTACTGGTCGATCCAGTTCATGGACGCGAGCACCAGCACCGTGGCGCTGCTGGGCTCGCGCAGCGAGGGCGAAGGCGGCTTCACGCTGTGGATCGCCCGCGACGGCGACACGATCGACGCCCCGGCTGGCGTGCGCGTGCTGCGCCTGGCCACGCGCGACGCCTGGATGCTCGGCCGCATCGTCGTCGACGGCCCGCACGACCTGCCCGCGGTGCAGGCGCTGCAAGACGGCATGGCGCTGCGCCCGGTGAAGGCCGGCGCGACGCCGGCCGGCCCGGTGGCGCCAAGCGCACCACGTGGCTCGCCCACCGACGGCGCCAACTACCTCGCGGTGGTCAACGACATGCTGCAACGCAGTGGCGTGCCCGCGGCCGACCGCGAGAAGCTCAAGCGCTGGTCGGCCTTCGGCTTCGCCACCAGCACCGCGAGCGCCGAGCAAGGCGCCGCGCTGACCGCAGCGCTGCCCGAACTCAACGCCACCTTGCGCACCGGCGCACCGCGCGCGATGGCCGCCCGGCAAGTGCAGCGCTGGACCTACCCGAACCCGGCGGTCGGCACCTTTGGCGACGACTTCGCGCTGCGCGCCACCGTGGCCCTGGTCGGCCTGGGCGCCCTGCCGCCGAGCGAGGCGATCTACCTCGGCGCGCTCGGCGACCACACCGGCAAGCCCTTGCACGGCAGCCAGCGCTACCGCGTGCGTGTGCCGGCACAAGGCATCGACGCGCAGGCCTTCTGGTCGATGTCGATGTACCAGGTCGAGCCCGACGGCCGGCTCTTCTTCATCGACAACCCGATCCGGCGCTACGCGGTGGGCAACCGAACGCCCGGCCTCGTGAAGAACGCCGACGGCTCGCTCGACCTCTTCGTGCAGCAGCAGGCGCCCGAAGACGCGATGCAAAAGGCCAACTGGCTGCCTGCGCCGGCCGGGCCCTTCCGCCTCACGTTGCGCGCTTACCAGCCCTCGCCGGCTCTGCTGGAGGGCCGGGCCGCGTTGCCGGTGGTGGAAGCGCTGCCCTGA
- a CDS encoding YihY family inner membrane protein, protein MLQFFRQTFQRARKERLPQIAGSLTFTTVLSVVPFLAVCFALFTRYPSLLRPFQQAIDALLLKNLLPADLAQPVLRHLHQFAANAGGLTWVGSLFLLGTSLALMLTVENALNQIWGVKRNRPFFKRLGLYLVMLAIGPPVLGVSLWASSTLLALSMGWIATLPPAVHVLVNFTPAVLGALALAVLFRIVPNTRVGWVQALVGGVLGSAAIELAKRGFAAYLLKLPTYKAVYGAFAVLPAFLLWVYVSWLVTLAAALVAANLGRASGKGSRA, encoded by the coding sequence ATGCTGCAGTTCTTTCGCCAGACCTTCCAGCGCGCCCGCAAGGAGCGCCTGCCGCAGATCGCCGGAAGCCTCACCTTCACCACGGTGCTGTCGGTGGTGCCCTTCCTCGCCGTCTGCTTTGCGCTCTTCACCCGCTACCCGTCGCTCTTGCGGCCCTTCCAGCAGGCGATCGATGCGCTGCTGCTGAAAAACCTGCTGCCGGCCGACCTCGCGCAGCCGGTGCTGCGCCACCTGCACCAGTTTGCCGCCAACGCGGGCGGCCTCACCTGGGTGGGCTCGCTCTTCCTGCTGGGCACCTCGCTCGCGCTGATGCTCACGGTGGAAAACGCGCTCAACCAGATCTGGGGCGTGAAGCGCAACCGGCCGTTCTTCAAGCGGCTGGGCCTCTACCTCGTGATGCTGGCCATCGGGCCGCCGGTGCTGGGCGTGAGCCTGTGGGCCTCGTCGACCCTGCTCGCCCTGTCGATGGGCTGGATCGCCACGCTGCCGCCGGCGGTGCACGTGCTGGTGAACTTCACGCCGGCGGTGCTGGGTGCTCTGGCGCTGGCCGTGCTGTTCCGCATCGTGCCCAACACCCGGGTGGGATGGGTGCAGGCGCTGGTGGGCGGGGTGCTCGGCAGCGCCGCCATCGAGCTGGCCAAGCGTGGCTTCGCCGCCTACCTGCTCAAGCTGCCCACCTACAAGGCGGTGTACGGCGCCTTCGCGGTGCTGCCGGCGTTCCTGCTGTGGGTGTACGTGTCGTGGCTCGTCACGCTGGCGGCGGCGCTCGTCGCCGCGAACCTGGGCCGTGCGTCGGGCAAGGGAAGCCGCGCCTGA
- a CDS encoding intradiol ring-cleavage dioxygenase → MATTPHLTRRRCLRQLTGAASALALPSLALAALPPMTEGPFYPSAAWRARQLDWDADLTRVTRSTSADAPRAAGEWLDFGGAVVDTKGRPLDGAEVEIWQCDVHGSYRHPHGAGDKVDEAFQGFGSTRSDARGLYRFRTIKPVPYPGRTPHIHVRLRHRSFGELTSQLFLAGEPANARDFLYRRLSDAERADVELRLARAPAGAATQWVAERALVVGG, encoded by the coding sequence ATGGCCACCACCCCGCACCTCACCCGCCGCCGCTGCCTGCGCCAGCTCACCGGCGCCGCGAGCGCCCTGGCTCTGCCGTCGCTCGCACTGGCCGCGCTGCCGCCGATGACCGAAGGCCCCTTCTACCCCTCGGCCGCATGGCGTGCACGCCAGCTCGACTGGGACGCCGACCTCACCCGCGTCACCCGCTCGACTTCGGCCGACGCGCCGCGCGCCGCGGGCGAGTGGCTCGACTTCGGTGGCGCCGTGGTCGACACGAAAGGCCGGCCCCTCGACGGCGCCGAGGTCGAGATCTGGCAGTGCGACGTGCACGGCAGCTACCGCCACCCGCATGGCGCTGGCGACAAGGTCGACGAAGCCTTCCAGGGCTTCGGCAGCACCCGCAGCGATGCACGTGGGCTCTACCGCTTCCGCACCATCAAGCCGGTGCCCTACCCCGGCCGCACGCCGCACATCCATGTGCGGCTGCGCCACCGCAGCTTCGGCGAGCTGACCTCGCAGCTCTTCCTTGCGGGCGAGCCGGCCAATGCGCGCGACTTCCTCTACCGCCGCCTGTCGGACGCCGAGCGCGCCGACGTCGAGCTGCGGCTGGCGCGCGCCCCGGCCGGCGCGGCGACGCAGTGGGTCGCCGAGCGTGCGCTGGTGGTGGGCGGGTGA
- a CDS encoding MOSC domain-containing protein → MKTIRDLNAPPHVEGRIEAIVVRGHPRAPARRIEATQALAGIGLADDRLGQRGEAELSTRQVTLIQQEHLPVIAQLARVAEVDPVTPRRNLVVSGINLLALKNARLQVGEAVLQIVGPCAPCSRMEEEVGPGAYAAMRGHGGMTARVLTGGAIRVGDAVRALPAA, encoded by the coding sequence ATGAAGACCATCCGCGACCTGAACGCCCCGCCGCACGTCGAAGGCCGCATCGAAGCCATCGTCGTGCGCGGCCACCCGCGGGCGCCGGCACGCCGCATCGAGGCGACGCAGGCGCTGGCCGGCATCGGCCTCGCCGACGACCGCCTGGGCCAGCGTGGCGAGGCCGAGCTCTCCACGCGGCAGGTCACGCTGATCCAGCAGGAGCACCTGCCGGTGATCGCGCAGCTGGCGCGCGTGGCCGAGGTCGACCCGGTGACGCCGCGCCGCAACCTCGTGGTCTCGGGCATCAACCTGCTCGCGCTCAAGAACGCGAGGCTGCAGGTGGGCGAGGCGGTGCTGCAGATCGTCGGGCCGTGCGCGCCGTGTTCGCGCATGGAAGAGGAAGTGGGCCCCGGCGCCTATGCCGCGATGCGCGGGCACGGCGGCATGACGGCGCGCGTCCTCACCGGCGGTGCGATCCGCGTGGGCGATGCGGTGAGGGCGCTGCCCGCGGCCTGA
- a CDS encoding GNAT family N-acetyltransferase: MTMHFVPLQAEHLPLLHTWLARPHAAQWWQPTPSVDELHADYIAPPAEPNATRAYLAHEGDEPVGFIQSYVVMGSGGGWWEDETDPGARGIDQFLADEARLGQGLGRRMIRAFVGQLFADPAVTVVQTDPAPHNLRAIRCYRAAGFSDVGEVMTPDGPAWLMRWRRLG; encoded by the coding sequence ATGACGATGCACTTCGTGCCCCTGCAGGCCGAGCACCTGCCGCTGCTGCACACCTGGCTCGCACGACCGCATGCCGCGCAGTGGTGGCAGCCCACGCCCAGCGTCGACGAGCTGCACGCCGACTACATCGCGCCGCCAGCCGAGCCGAACGCAACGCGCGCCTACCTCGCCCACGAGGGCGACGAGCCTGTCGGCTTCATCCAGAGCTACGTCGTGATGGGCTCGGGCGGCGGCTGGTGGGAAGACGAGACCGACCCCGGCGCACGCGGCATCGACCAGTTCCTCGCCGACGAAGCGCGCCTCGGCCAGGGCCTCGGCCGCCGCATGATCCGCGCCTTCGTCGGGCAGCTCTTCGCCGACCCGGCCGTGACCGTGGTGCAGACCGACCCGGCGCCGCACAACCTGCGCGCCATCCGCTGCTACCGCGCCGCGGGCTTCAGCGACGTCGGCGAGGTGATGACGCCCGACGGCCCGGCGTGGCTGATGCGCTGGCGCCGGCTTGGCTGA
- a CDS encoding dihydrofolate reductase: MSKVRVAAFTLSVDGFGAGPRQSLEHPLGEGGESLHQWFHRTRVFTEMTGQGEVVEDLNDRFATRSFENVGAWVLGRNMFGPVRGPWPDGNWKGWWGDNPPYHVPTFVLTHHAREPLVMEGGTTFHFVTGGIHEALARARDAAQGQDVRIGGGVSTVRQYLEAGLIDEMHLAISPTLLGRGEAFFAGIDLLKLGFRCTEQVTAPHALHVVLSKG, translated from the coding sequence ATGTCCAAGGTCAGAGTTGCCGCGTTCACCTTGTCCGTCGACGGCTTCGGTGCCGGCCCGCGGCAGAGCCTCGAACACCCCCTCGGCGAGGGCGGCGAATCGCTGCACCAGTGGTTCCACCGCACCCGTGTCTTCACGGAGATGACGGGCCAGGGCGAGGTCGTCGAAGACCTCAACGACCGCTTCGCCACCCGCAGCTTCGAGAACGTGGGCGCCTGGGTGCTCGGCCGCAACATGTTCGGCCCGGTGCGCGGCCCCTGGCCCGATGGCAACTGGAAAGGCTGGTGGGGCGACAACCCGCCGTACCACGTGCCCACCTTCGTGCTCACGCACCACGCGCGCGAGCCGCTGGTGATGGAAGGCGGCACCACCTTCCACTTCGTGACCGGCGGCATCCACGAAGCGCTCGCCCGCGCCCGCGACGCCGCGCAGGGTCAAGACGTGCGCATCGGCGGCGGTGTCTCCACCGTGCGACAGTACCTGGAAGCCGGCCTGATCGACGAGATGCACCTCGCGATCTCGCCCACGCTGCTCGGCCGCGGCGAAGCTTTCTTCGCCGGCATTGACCTGCTGAAGCTGGGCTTTCGCTGCACCGAGCAGGTGACCGCACCGCATGCGTTGCATGTGGTGCTGAGCAAGGGATGA
- a CDS encoding DUF4382 domain-containing protein, translating into MKTWTRHFRIAALAVAATVIGACGGGSDSGGTGAGSGTLRVALTDAPACGYDHVYVTVDRVRVHQSSTASDADAGWAEVVLPTPRRIDLLSLTNGVLDELGQTPLPAGRYTQLRLVLAPNGHGNAAPIANAIRLTGDTDDTPLVTPSGQQSGLKMNVNIDVAANQMVDAVLDFDACKSIVRAGNSGRWLLKPVIRVIPRYVSGVLGHVELALVGPGTTVSLQQGGVVIRSTVPDATGRFLLQPVAPGTYDLVLSAPGRTTTVITGVPVTADTVLNLDTAVAALASASSPNGVASGAITVTPAGPLDANVRALQAAGTTTVEVASTLADESTGLYSLTLPTAAPLVTSYAVPLPPATPASGSAARYTLQATLGSMTKTTAAPVTVSASAPVVIGFSFP; encoded by the coding sequence ATGAAAACTTGGACCCGACATTTCCGCATCGCCGCGCTGGCGGTGGCGGCCACCGTCATCGGCGCCTGTGGTGGCGGCAGCGACAGCGGCGGCACCGGCGCCGGCAGCGGCACCCTGCGCGTGGCGCTGACCGACGCGCCCGCCTGCGGCTACGACCATGTGTACGTCACCGTCGACCGCGTGCGCGTGCACCAGAGCAGCACCGCTTCCGACGCCGATGCCGGCTGGGCCGAAGTCGTGCTGCCCACGCCGCGCCGCATCGACCTGCTGAGCCTCACCAACGGCGTGCTCGACGAACTCGGCCAGACGCCCCTGCCCGCCGGCCGCTACACCCAGCTGCGCCTCGTGCTCGCGCCCAACGGCCATGGCAACGCCGCGCCGATCGCCAACGCCATCCGCCTCACGGGCGACACGGACGACACCCCGCTCGTCACCCCGAGCGGCCAGCAGAGCGGCCTGAAGATGAACGTCAACATCGACGTGGCGGCCAACCAGATGGTCGACGCGGTGCTCGACTTCGACGCCTGCAAGTCCATCGTGCGCGCCGGCAACTCGGGCCGCTGGCTGCTCAAGCCGGTGATCCGCGTGATCCCGCGCTACGTCTCGGGCGTGCTGGGCCATGTGGAGCTGGCGCTGGTCGGCCCCGGCACCACGGTCTCGCTGCAACAGGGCGGCGTGGTGATCCGCTCGACCGTGCCCGATGCCACCGGCCGCTTCCTGCTGCAACCCGTCGCCCCCGGCACCTACGACCTGGTGCTGAGCGCGCCCGGCCGCACCACCACCGTCATCACCGGCGTGCCCGTCACCGCCGACACGGTGCTCAACCTCGACACCGCGGTGGCGGCCCTGGCCTCGGCCAGCTCGCCCAACGGCGTGGCGAGCGGCGCCATCACCGTCACCCCGGCCGGCCCGCTCGATGCCAACGTGCGTGCCCTGCAGGCCGCCGGTACCACCACCGTCGAAGTGGCCAGCACCCTGGCCGACGAGAGCACCGGTCTCTACAGCCTGACGCTGCCGACCGCCGCCCCGCTGGTGACGAGCTACGCCGTGCCGCTGCCACCCGCCACACCGGCCAGCGGCTCGGCCGCCCGCTACACGCTGCAGGCCACGCTCGGCAGCATGACGAAGACGACGGCCGCGCCCGTCACCGTCTCGGCCAGCGCGCCGGTGGTGATCGGCTTCTCGTTCCCGTAA
- the amrB gene encoding AmmeMemoRadiSam system protein B, translating to MPSITRPAAVAGSFYPGDPATLRAALAEHLRQARKPVSARPPKLLVVPHAGYVYSGDVAALGYAEVAPWRERIQRVVLLGPVHRVPVRGLAAPSVDAFDTPLGRVPLDREAIASLRELPQVVLADRPHAMEHSLEVQLPFLQQVLGEGFRLVPLAVGDASPAEVAQVLERLWGGDETLIVISSDLSHYLPYAQAQARDGATVDRILHFATDLEGDEACGAAPLNGALRLARAKGLVPRLLGVRNSGDAKAGLAGRDRVVGYGAVAFDLPEAHVDPLGPALLAHARRAIAEALGVELPASPLPDLAALAQPGATFVTLHDRDGELRGCIGRLEAVRPLLDDVRANAVAAAFHDPRFPPLRAEEWPGLQVEVSLLERPEPIDVHTEAEALAALKPGDDGVIFEWQGHRATYLPQVWEQLPDARSFLASLKRKAGLAADFWAPDVKLSRYRVRKFEETR from the coding sequence ATGCCCAGCATCACCCGCCCCGCTGCCGTCGCCGGCAGCTTCTACCCCGGCGACCCGGCGACGCTGCGCGCGGCGCTGGCCGAGCACCTTCGCCAGGCGCGCAAGCCCGTGTCGGCACGCCCGCCCAAGCTGCTCGTGGTGCCGCATGCCGGCTATGTGTATTCGGGCGATGTGGCGGCGCTCGGCTATGCCGAAGTCGCGCCCTGGCGCGAGCGGATCCAGCGGGTGGTGCTGCTCGGGCCGGTGCACCGGGTGCCGGTGCGCGGCCTGGCGGCGCCGAGCGTCGACGCGTTCGACACGCCTCTCGGCCGCGTGCCGCTCGACCGCGAGGCCATCGCCTCGCTGCGCGAGCTGCCCCAGGTGGTGTTGGCCGACCGGCCGCATGCGATGGAGCATTCGCTCGAAGTGCAGCTGCCCTTCCTGCAGCAGGTGCTGGGCGAGGGCTTCCGCCTGGTGCCGCTGGCGGTGGGCGACGCGAGCCCGGCCGAGGTGGCGCAGGTGCTCGAGCGCCTGTGGGGCGGCGACGAGACGCTCATCGTCATCAGCTCCGACCTGTCGCACTACCTGCCGTATGCGCAGGCCCAGGCGCGCGACGGCGCCACGGTCGATCGCATCCTGCATTTCGCCACCGACCTCGAAGGCGACGAAGCCTGCGGTGCTGCGCCGCTCAACGGCGCCTTGCGGCTCGCGCGCGCCAAGGGCCTGGTGCCGCGCCTGCTGGGCGTGCGCAACTCGGGCGATGCCAAGGCGGGCCTGGCCGGGCGTGATCGGGTGGTCGGCTACGGCGCCGTGGCGTTCGACCTGCCGGAGGCGCATGTCGATCCGCTGGGGCCGGCGCTGCTGGCGCACGCGCGCCGTGCCATCGCCGAGGCGCTGGGCGTCGAGCTGCCCGCATCGCCCCTGCCCGACCTCGCCGCGCTTGCCCAGCCGGGTGCGACCTTCGTGACCCTGCATGACCGTGACGGCGAACTGCGCGGCTGCATCGGCCGGCTCGAAGCGGTGCGACCGCTGCTCGACGACGTGCGCGCCAACGCCGTCGCCGCCGCGTTCCACGACCCGCGCTTCCCGCCCTTGCGCGCCGAAGAATGGCCCGGCCTGCAGGTCGAGGTCTCATTGCTCGAACGGCCCGAGCCGATCGACGTGCACACCGAAGCCGAAGCGCTTGCCGCCCTCAAGCCCGGCGACGACGGCGTGATCTTCGAGTGGCAAGGCCACCGCGCCACCTACCTGCCGCAGGTGTGGGAGCAGCTGCCCGATGCACGCAGCTTCCTCGCCTCGCTCAAGCGAAAAGCGGGTCTCGCCGCCGATTTCTGGGCGCCCGACGTGAAGCTGTCGCGCTACCGCGTGCGCAAGTTCGAGGAGACCCGATGA
- the amrS gene encoding AmmeMemoRadiSam system radical SAM enzyme has product MNDPSNVPGRWWHALADGRIQCDLCPRDCKLHEGQRGLCFVRQREGDEMRLTTYGRSSGFCIDPIEKKPLNHFYPGSSVLSFGTAGCNLACKFCQNWDISKSREMDRLMDEASPERIAAAAKDSGAQSVAFTYNDPVIFAEYAMDTADACHAQGVKTVAVTAGYMHAEPRREFYAKMDAANVDLKAFTETFYQQQTGSHLAPVLDTLQHIHHETDCWLEITTLLIPGLNDSPQEIEQMTRWIGEHLGPDVPLHFTAFHPDYKMGDIGPTPKATLTRSREIALANGLHHVYTGNVHDAEGGTTRCPTCEAALIERDWHAITRYELTPEGTCPHCATAIAGRFAGRFERGFGRRRIPVRMALS; this is encoded by the coding sequence ATGAACGACCCCAGCAACGTGCCTGGCCGCTGGTGGCATGCGCTCGCAGACGGCCGCATCCAGTGCGACCTCTGCCCGCGCGACTGCAAGCTGCACGAAGGCCAGCGCGGCCTGTGCTTCGTGCGCCAGCGCGAGGGCGACGAGATGCGCCTCACCACCTATGGCCGCAGCTCCGGCTTCTGTATCGACCCGATCGAGAAGAAACCGCTCAACCATTTCTACCCCGGCTCGAGCGTGCTCTCGTTCGGCACCGCGGGCTGCAACCTCGCCTGCAAGTTCTGCCAGAACTGGGACATCTCCAAGAGCCGCGAGATGGACCGCCTGATGGACGAAGCCTCGCCCGAGCGCATCGCCGCCGCGGCGAAAGACAGCGGCGCGCAGAGCGTGGCCTTCACCTACAACGACCCGGTGATCTTTGCCGAGTACGCGATGGACACCGCCGACGCCTGCCACGCGCAAGGCGTGAAGACGGTGGCGGTGACGGCGGGCTACATGCACGCCGAGCCGCGCCGCGAGTTCTACGCCAAGATGGACGCGGCCAACGTCGACCTGAAGGCGTTCACCGAAACCTTCTACCAGCAGCAGACCGGCTCGCATCTCGCGCCGGTGCTCGACACGCTGCAGCACATCCACCACGAGACCGATTGTTGGCTGGAGATCACCACGCTGCTGATCCCCGGCCTCAACGACAGCCCGCAAGAGATCGAGCAGATGACGCGCTGGATCGGCGAGCACCTCGGGCCCGACGTGCCGCTGCACTTCACCGCCTTCCACCCCGACTACAAGATGGGCGACATCGGCCCCACGCCGAAGGCGACGCTGACCCGCTCGCGCGAGATTGCACTCGCCAACGGCCTGCACCACGTCTACACCGGCAACGTGCACGATGCCGAGGGTGGCACCACGCGCTGCCCGACCTGCGAGGCCGCGCTGATCGAGCGCGACTGGCATGCGATCACGCGTTACGAGCTCACACCTGAGGGCACCTGCCCCCACTGCGCCACCGCCATCGCAGGCCGTTTTGCGGGGCGCTTCGAGCGAGGCTTCGGTCGTCGGCGCATCCCGGTGCGCATGGCGCTCAGCTGA